A window of the Leishmania braziliensis MHOM/BR/75/M2904 complete genome, chromosome 1 genome harbors these coding sequences:
- a CDS encoding DNA-damage inducible protein DDI1-like protein — protein MVQLTINNSRGITLCRVSLPASATVQQLWEQLIAANPKLGRVQTIRNEVRQVTHHLPLGSSFTQSGISSTELTLLQAGLVGQDAKAETLVVLMAPRSTTSSLAAAVNNARECITEMFDTATGSQPPPPPPPVMGRVVAQPPANVDPHMMDGHQVALQQRIYAQIQQQQIDENLANALEYTPEAFARVSMLYVPCTINKVPLKAFVDSGAQNSIMNKRTAEQCGLMRLVDVRMRGVAVGVGRQEICGRIHMATVNLAGMFIPFAFYVIEDQTMDLIIGLDQLRRHQMIIDLKSNYLIIDSAKVSFLPERDLPTMPYDDELASAPVKADHQAHGPRRQNPSLTTAKTITATTASAPAGVTLRAEAAPVAPALAEAPVLSEKERLARIQEFMTLSGITDHKQAVELLEAADWDTIVAAALLFDT, from the coding sequence ATGGTGCAGCTCACCATCAACAACAGCAGGGGCATTACACTTTGCCGAGTCAGCCTTCCTGCCAGCgcgacggtgcagcagctgtgggaGCAGCTCATCGCTGCGAATCCGAAGCTGGGCCGGGTGCAGACCATTCGCAACGAAGTTCGTCAGGTGACGCACCACCTCCCGCTAGGCTCGTCCTTTACGCAGAGCGGGATCTCCTCCACCGAGCTAACACTGCTGCAAGCTGGCCTAGTGGGACAAGATGCGAAGGCGGAGACGTTGGTGGTGCTGATGGCACCTCGTAGCACTACCTCGTcgttggcagcggcagtgaaCAATGCCAGAGAATGCATTACAGAGATGTTTGATACCGCCACGGGGTctcagccgccgccgccgccgccgccggtgatGGGACGCGTAGTGGCGCAGCCCCCCGCCAATGTCGATCCCCACATGATGGACGGGCAccaggtggcgctgcagcaacgtATTTACGCCCAaattcagcagcagcagattgATGAAAACCTCGCCAACGCGCTCGAGTACACGCCGGAGGCGTTCGCGAGGGTTTCGATGCTCTACGTGCCCTGCACAATTAACAAAGTTCCTCTCAAAGCCTTCGTCGACTCCGGTGCGCAGAACAGCATTATGAACAAGCGCACGGCAGAGCAGTGTGGGCTGATGCGGCTCGTCGACGTCCGCATGCGTGGCGTCGCTGTCGGGGTGGGGCGGCAGGAGATCTGCGGTCGGATTCACATGGCCACCGTGAACCTCGCAGGCATGTTTATCCCCTTTGCCTTCTATGTGATCGAGGACCAGACGATGGACTTGATCATCGGCCTGGATCAGCTGAGGCGCCACCAGATGATAATCGACCTCAAGAGCAACTATCTCATCATCGACAGCGCCAAGGTCTCATTTTTACCGGAGAGAGATCTGCCCACGATGCCGTACGACGATGAGCTGGCGAGCGCGCCTGTCAAGGCGGATCATCAGGCGCACGGGCCGCGTCGCCAGAACCCGTCGCTGACAACGGCGAAGACtatcaccgccaccactgcttcCGCCCCTGCAGGGGTGACGCTGAGGGCCGAGGCTGCGCCAGTGGCACCTGCCCTAGCAGAAGCACCGGTGCTTTCTGAGAAAGAGCGGCTGGCCCGGATTCAAGAATTCATGACCCTCTCGGGTATCACGGACCACAAGCAGGCAGTGGAGTTGCTGGAGGCCGCCGACTGGGACACCATCGTCGCGGCAGCACTCCTCTTCGACACTTAG